A genomic segment from Dermacentor albipictus isolate Rhodes 1998 colony unplaced genomic scaffold, USDA_Dalb.pri_finalv2 scaffold_34, whole genome shotgun sequence encodes:
- the LOC135921220 gene encoding mucin-7-like, with protein sequence MSAPSPSPPSVTTVARPTSQSSPRPASLAASCAREPRSRARARAGSVSSGMARHRPRPRPSTSLPHQTSRPQDLPAFPPPPPLCLPWWPVCQPPPLRGVHRSEASTAPTTTTTSPVSWKPQSHTSDPQTAALEATIAAQQLQIQELTGQLQATLVRLSSPPPLPTSRAPAPPQPPSLAVEPMSTASSAASSRAFSPNRCPQLKRRSPSSDPVAPEHDVIRQTTSFLEAFEKRFMARFAQLEERVASIDTRKAAIESHLTTLDTRFAALETRQSATQATVAHLSLPAPLTPAPTPTLSGDSAIHHGQTPHAP encoded by the coding sequence ATGTCTGCACCAAGCCCAAGTCCGCCCTCTGTCACCACTGTGGCCAGGCCCACAAGCCAGTCGAGCCCCCGACCTGCGTCCCTTGCTGCATCCTGTGCAAGGGAGCCCAGGTCACGGGCTCGCGCCCGTGCGGGCTCCGTTTCGAGCGGAATGGCCCGTCATCGTCCCCGGCCACGTCCAAGCACCAGCCTCCCCCACCAGACCTCCCGGCCTCAAGACCTCCCGGCCTTCCCACCCCCGCCGCCACTCTGTCTGCCGTGGTGGCCAGTCTGCCAGCCGCCACCACTCCGAGGCGTCCACAGGTCCGAGGCGTCCACcgcccccaccaccaccaccacatcaccGGTAAGCTGGAAACCGCAGTCTCACACGTCGGACCCCCAAACCGCGGCCCTCGAGGCCACTATCGCTGCCCAGCAGCTGCAAATTCAGGAGCTGACGGGCCAGCTGCAGGCCACGCTAGTGCGTCTGTCTtccccccctcctcttcctacTTCCCGAGCTCCCGCACCTCCACAGCCACCATCGCTAGCTGTGGAGCCGATGAGTACGGCATCCTCGGCTGCATCATCGCGCGCCTTCTCTCCCAACCGCTGTCCCCAGCTCAAACGCCGATCACCTTCCTCCGACCCCGTCGCGCCCGAGCATGACGTGATTCGCCAAACAACCTCGTTCTTGGAGGCGTTTGAGAAGCGCTTCATGGCCCGCTTTGCACAACTTGAGGAGCGCGTCGCCAGTATCGACACCCGTAAGGCCGCCATCGAATCCCACCTTACCACCCTAGACACCAGGTTCGCGGCCTTAGAGACCCGCCAAAGCGCGACTCAGGCCACCGTCGCACACCTGTCACTCCCTGCCCCACTCACACCGGCACCTACCCCCACTCTGTCGGGGGACTCCGCCATCCATCATGGCCAGACACCCCACGCGCCTTAa